The Diorhabda carinulata isolate Delta chromosome 4, icDioCari1.1, whole genome shotgun sequence genomic interval ATTCTTTAGATGGATAGATAGGAACATCTATACAGATTCGTctcatcattatcatcattataaaaattctgATTAACTATAACTATTAACTCAAGATTATTTTATTCAGTTAATTTCGTCGACTTTATTTTTCATCCTTTGaagttcaaaaaaaattgatgattaagAACATAGATCTTGAAAATTCAACTTTACAATCATTTTCCATATTAAAGGATGAAGATTATcggttatttatttataaaaatatattttcaggaAATGGATATATTGCTAATATGTGCATGATGGCAAACGTTAGGGCTTACTTTTTGTTTAGACAAAGAAAAGAgtttaaaacaattttcgaCGATTTGAACAATCACCAATTTCAGCCAATCAACGGAGATGCTAAGCTCATAGCAGAGAAAAGTTTGGCATTTTTCACAAAAGTAAACAAACacaattatttcttataattttacaTAGTTTTTAAGTCTATTTAGCTTCACAACTTATCGTGGATTTTTGCGATTGCCAATTAGTCAAACGTATCCAATATAGAAGAAACATAAGAGAAACATTTTCTAGTTTTCGAAGAacgaatacattaaaaaataaagatgcTGTTTCAACTTAAGTAAACTGCCTAGACTTCCTCAGTAGGAAACCCGGGTTCTTAACGctcaaaaaagtttaatttaccATCAAATGTAGCACCAAGATCTCcgaataatatgaaattagatAGCTGGGTATTGTATTTGATcctttttctgaaaattgatTGCATATACGAGACattaaatcaattatattttggaTGCGATCTCTTACACAGACATAAGAAAACAAGTGaagtgaaacaaaaattattaagcTTTGTTTAGTTCTTGTTCAAGAATAGTtccagttttatattttcatagtCATGGAAACTATTTCTATTAGTAAATACTAAATATAGTAATAAATACTTATTTAATATATCCAGTACTTTGACAATTAAAAGGAAGTTCCACAAATAGTGTCctcaatacataaaaaaatgcaaGATTCTGTTCAATGAAGGTGAAAGTTCAGCCgcaaaaactttgaaaaacaaacaacaaactgTAAATAATGTTTGATCCAACTTTCTATAGACATAAAGTACTTTCCTTTTTGAAATACATATTTCTGAAGAACTCAAGATGGCGGATGGATTTTAGGTACTAGAGCAAATTATCCAGCATTTCAATCGATTTACCTTTTTAGATCTTagtaggaataaaaaaatttgtaggaaAATATCTAATCTACTTTCTATGTTTATTAATATATCCTGTATCAAAATTGTTCAAGAAACAAAAGTTCTAATAATTTCCATTCTCTTCTAATTTGTTCaacgtaatattttttttaatttggagaTTCCACAGCTACTACAAACTCGGTCAGAACAAATTGGAATCATCACCTATTTTTGTAACTTTCTGAAgcaatttatagaaaagtaAAGCCTAAAGGATGAAGACTTTGGATAAAATTAAAGAATCGATAAAGAATCCACCcctatactttttttatttttatttcattatttctgttATCAGGGCTTTCAACGATTAAAGAGTTTCGGCAGAAAACTGGAAGCATTAGatatactttcaaatattttgaaaccgACAAATATATTCCGTCTTTGGATCCACTTCctctttcatattattttttcagcttttctaaatttttcgttaataataCCACCAACAAGAATAGGTGCAAATTGCTCAGCTTCCACTATTTCAACCAGGTTTCGGTGACTACAATAATAGTTAATATTGTAAACTTTATcctttataaatttattatcacgaTAATAACTACTTTCAAGAAAGTGCTGTCATTATGTACAATATCACCCTTTCCTCACCAAAGACTGTATAATTACTTACCCAATTTACTTTAAAGACAAGGTAACAACAACTTTATTCATTTACACTTCATTTACAGGTTAAGCATGCTCTCACAGTAATATCTCTAATGGCTTGCGTATCCTCAATAACAACTCccattttttattctaaaaatggAGGATTACCAGTTGCTGCTTGGTACCCTTTCAATATTTCCTTTAAACCAAATCATGGACTCGTTTATTTTCACCAGACTATCGCTATCTTTTATGAGTCCTTGATTAATATTGAAACTGACGTGCTGGCATCTGGTTTGTTCACTTTTATAGGAATTCAATGTGATTTTCTCTGTTACAAACTATCTAATGGAtctgattcaaatataaaaaattatgttcaagaCTATCAGAGAATTCGCAAGtaagttgaaaatatacaaatcatATTTTCGATACAAATTGTTGGTTTATTCCAGTAATAAAAgcaaatttgttattgaaataaaaagtacaaacaaatgaatttaatgaaaaaatattaactgtGTTTCAAAGCACTcgtctttaaaatatttatatatatgtcaTTAAAGAATCCCACCAATATCCAGACAGAGGTTTATAGATCTAAATCATGTTTTTTGAAGGTTTCACCTTCTTCTTGTAGTGATGGACGATAAGTATAAacataatcaatattttctccTTCCTATATTGTGAGCATAATTTTTTGACACTATTCTGACGTAACAATTACCAAAAAGATATCGATTACCTTGACGGGTGATAAGTTTGCTTAAGCCAATCTCAATTCTGCAAATATTCCACTTTCAACACTTCTTCATATATCATAATAATCAATTGTACTGTCAATAACTATGTCTTGTACATTAACTTGCATTTCAAATCGCAACTTATATACAAGCAATTCTGTTCTTCCAACTATTGTTGTTCCTAAATTGACACTGGATTTTCCACTAAGAAATCATAAATGTGATGACATGAATGGCGATCCATTTCGATTTGTTTAGCTACTTCTGTATagaggaaaataattttagataatagTAGTAATTGAAGTTCATATCGCtgtgagaaaaaatttttgaataatgtcACCGTTTGCCCACTAGAGACCCTATAAATATACGTGTATAATAGGTTTGTCCGGAAAATACgtataaaagttgaataataatttattttatagattgTAACCAAGCCTGCAAGTTTCTAGCAAAGCTAGGCAAGAATGGCCGTGAGATCTTTGAATGTTTGAAACaagttttcacaaaaaattcgCTAAAACAACCAACTGTTTAAAAAGGTTCAGGCAAGGCCAAGAGGGAGTGAAAGGAGACTCTCGCTCAGGACTCCCGTCGACATCGAGTTCTGATGAAAATGAATCCTCGCTTGTGTTCTCAAAGACCGTAGATTCACAGTCGAAAGGATAGCTGACGAGCTGATAATCgaaattctaaaacaaaaaattgaaatgaagaaattgtgtacGAAAATCCTACCAAACTTCAGAGCAAAAAGCAAAGAGGATTGAGTGCTGTGAGGCAGCAGATGAAAGAGGGGACTTTCTCAATCGAGTCATCACTGAAGACAAGTCCTGGTTTTACGAATTCGATGTGGAGCTCAAATGGAAGCTAGCTGAAGAACAGAGAACAAAAAAGCTGCCAAAGCCAAGATCCAATGCGAAGAAAATGTTGAATGTTTTCTTTGACTCTAGAGGCATTATTCACAAGCAATTTGTCCCTTCCATCCAGGAAGTAAACGGAAATTTTTACGTTGAAGTTTTGAGACGTCTCAGAGCTCATGTGGCCCGATTTCGACCAGATTTGGTACAAGTGGGTGGGTGGTTCCTTTACCAGAACAAACCCGCTCACACATCGTTCGTTGTGCGTGAGTTTTTGcgtgattttttcgaaatgCAAAAAGGTGATTCGGGAAAAGAATCATGACAAAAAAGACACGGCAACTGAACAGTATCACAACTGAAGACTTTCAGCAATGTTATCATTAGTGGAAACGGCGTTGGCAGAAGTGCATCTTGTCTCAAGGAGAATACTTTGAAGGAAACCATATTGTAATACctgaataattgtaaaaatagtGATTATTGCACTTTTCAACGTATTTTATGGACAAACCTCGTATGTTTACCTTCAGTAGGATAGAATAGAGTGTGTAATGATTGTGTTTACGCATGTTTACTCTTAGTGACGTCAGATAAGATAACATTGATCGATTGTATTTGAATAGTAATAGACGGAAACCCTTAGTTTTCATGTAAAATATTActcatagataaaataattataataatggcTCTATAACctaataatctatttttaggATAGCAAAAAGATGTGAAAATATATTCAgcactatatattttttccagtttttcgcTACAACAAGTGGATTATGTATGACACTCTTCTTATTAACTTTGGTAATAtacatttgatttgatttacaccccatataaattttaaagcatctcttaatttgaaaagaaaactgttaattttgtTGCCCAAACGCCTGTAGTGACTCTTACCTGCCATTTAAGCGATAAAATGGAATTTCTTAAATTGCCTCAATAACTGTTGTTTCAATTAtaaagttatcgttttcagaggcCAACGAGTCCATTATGCGTTCTTTAAAGGGGTAGAATGAGAGAGATATTCGTTGGATGGTTTTTGGTTGGATGAGATATTTGTTGATATAGGTACAACGGCAAAAGATTTCTTTCATTATTAGTGAGTGATGGACTCATTGCGCTTTAGTAGtagtagaagaaaaaaagatacATCGCTATAGTATACCTTGTGGGTTTTAATGGTAAGGATTTACCCAAGTCGGCTGGACTGACagcattaataattattgtataatgaaatttttttgtaaataaagaCAATTAGTGTTTGCCGTCTAAACACGAAACGACCCAAAAATGTAATATAATCCAAGAAAAGTAAATGTTCAAGGTAAAAAATGGGTTAGATGGATATAGAAATGGTAGGGAAAAgcaataacctaacctaaccaatttttcatatgatgttttcaaatttatattgggTTAATATTTCGAATCAAACTACTAACACATCtctcaataaatcgtgtgactaactaaaaaaaaacacgattttttggcaaaaatcgATCTTATTCATCAATGTCATTCAAGTgcaatacaataattccaacgcttctctagcttctcgatgccgtgcttgtagaaggatttgtcttttgcctcaaaataagcttaaatttcagcaattgcttcttcatttcagCTGTATTTTTTACCGGCGAGGATTtatttgagatcagcgaatagctaGTAGTCACTTGGGACCAGATCGGGACGGTGGATAAGGAAGTAATTCGAAGTGTAAGtcattcaatttaaccatcgttgtcTTCGACTTGTAaatcggtgcattgttttggtagaacagtggttttttcttcgacatatgaggccatttttccttgatttttgcattgaaccgatccaacaactctatgtattATTCACTATTGATCTTCTCTCACTTTTGATGAACATTATTCCATCCGCATTCCAAAATACCgaagccataacctttccaACTGATTGTAATACCTTtagacgcttcggacgtggttcagtagctgcagtccactcagatgatgataccgaagtgaagtgatggatccatgactgtgagtaaacgcagCATCCacttaaaaaaaactttgtcaTGGGCAAATgctcatgcataattgtaaacagaCTACCTTtggaagcaatgataaattaacacacgaaattgttttgaattcactgttttgaaaataacaaaagtagcttcacttgaatgtctgtcacttttttctgactaatcgaaaatcatgaaattttacacacaGTCTTTttaaagttggtacttcataaacgtcatatggatttgacaatggcagcaccatctgtgtgtcagtcacgcGGCTTATTGAGTGATTGTGTTTGTATGGAATGAGtatgaatcaattttttgataggTTCAGCCATATACATTCGAATTCTTCTTTCTGGTTGTTTATCAAGCCGCCGTTTTTAATTTGCTTCTGGTCCCATCCTGGTTTTCATCAGAAATTAGGAGGAAGGTACGTTTAAATACATTAATATACgagtattaatataaaatagaattgatATAATAGGGTTGTCGGAAAAGTATTTGATCCAACTAAgaaacccttccaaataatagttgccatCTATCTCTTCAAAATAGGCGTTCACCTGCGCGATAAGGGCCTTGtctgataaaaaaaagttaaaaaacaggaaaaagtgcaattcgtgaattttagccATGGATATCAGCAAGTGTGAGAAGGAGCGTTGTCTGTATGAAAATGCACTTTATCTTCCTTCAAATGCGGTCGTCTTTTGCACTTTCTCCCTTCACCTTATCGAGCAGTAACACCAATATTCTTCTgttgttttacatttttgaagATAATCGATAAACATAATCTCATGACTATCTCGAGAAACTTTTCCGGCTAATTACAGTTTTGGACTTTAATGGGGCAAATTTGCCCTTTGCTATCGACTGTTTTGGCTGGTTTTCCGTTTCAGAAATGTACGAcggttgctactcaagttttgagatatggcaacaatgattgaatatataaaatttgacattaccATCAGAAAGTGTGACATTTAAAGGTGCTATTACTTTCTACGAGGATTAAACTAACAGAAGTGTGCCGTGTTTCGCTgcttttccgaattcaatcgtagtcgcaTTTCGCCACACGATCTATTTCTTGAAgttcgtccaaaatcggcttttatgccagaaaacatcgatactgTACGTATACTGATattgagattgaggcatacttgagcATTAGTTTTACTCGCatgtattcaataatttattagcatttagctgtcaaaaagatttgttcgcattGGATACCGCGTAAtatgacaatcgctcaaaaaaagctcgtatTGATCACGACAAtggcgagctctcacacatcagttcaaacaaaaacgttttttaacaGTCAAAACGTCGAATTAAtgggtcatccaccgtacagttcttgtttgacacccaatgatttcttcttattcttgcaaatcaaaaataaattacgaggtcaacgtttttctacatctcAAAAAGCGTTCTAggcgttcaaatcacatattttggaggtacctcaatcggaatgctTCGACAAATGGTTCAAACttatgcaaaagtgtattgatctccATAGAGAACATTTTCGagaacaataaagccatatccaattacaaatgtttgtttttatttgtcgatctcaaaacttgagtagtaACCGTCGTAGTGGTGGATGCAGGTCTGTAAAATATTCATTCGATTACATTTTAAGTCCAACGTGAACAAATGCGGCGCCAAACGGGCGGATAgcttatacaaaattttgatatgtcTATCCCAGTAACATTCCTAATTCAGCTACCCAAAATTTTACGGTTGTAAATAATGATTGAGAGTCTCTTTACTAATGTCGCAACTTCTTTTAAATTTGCATAGGCGTATATTGTCtttgtaaaacaaatatttaatgacagttcaaaactcaatttttcccatcttcataaaaatattcccaACGATCCACCTAAACAATGTCAAATAAAAACTAAGCTGTAAAAATGGTTGCAATTCCAAGGAGTATATCTCCACGTTTGCGCGTAAATATTTTATAGCTTATATTGATAAATGCCGATATCTTCAGGCTTAAGTCGGAAACGTTTTAGACAACCCCCGTAAATATTCATCAATTCGACACTAATGTAACTTTTGAAATTAAACGACGTTGAACTCCTACAATtcacattacattacattataaTGTAACAAGCATCATGATTCGATTTTTTGTAGAGTGAAAATATTCCTGTAGCCGCATATTGCTATCCTTGGGTAGATGccacaaaaaatatgaaacgtGATCTAgcatttttcatacaaaacacaCAAAAACCTATACAAATGAAAGCTTTAAGTTTCTTCAATTTATCActtgagatatttttaaaggttagtaaatttacaaattaatacGTAAATGCTTGTTTTGCGCCTCTTAGATATGTAGAAAGCAAAAAGGTCAAACAGATCTTTATCAAAGGTACAAGATGGTTGTTTGATCAAATTTACTTAGTTTATGCTAGAAGCCATTTCACAGAGATTCCCTTGAACAGGAGTGGGCACATTTTTGTGTAGCGGAGGCAAGATTAAAGTTTATATTTCATACGCGAACCggagtaaaaaattgaaaaactattttcattaaaatataaaaaacaaagttaattGAGAGCTACATGTATTTCTcgacatttattataaattataatggaCTAAGTTGACATTTCTGCAATTCTTGATGTTTATATTACTACTACTACACAtacacactcactattacactgtcctACCTGCATGtccagagactgaagataaactaaaGCATATTTACTTGATCTACCTTTttatactactactactaatttTTCCTCTAATAAACCTCTTCCTGCGTAAGACAAAACTTTCTTCTGTTCGTCCAAATTTTGAATGAGCTAGATCCTCTCCAAATCGCATGACACACTTTTTAGTTTGTCGAAAATACTTTGTCttacaattattacaattaatttcGTACAATTCCCTTTTATCCAAGGAAGAAAAGCACACAAGGAGACCACGAACTGCATATAAATTGGGTTAGACgatgtaaacaattcaaataccTAGGAAGCATAATTTCGAGAGatggaacaataaaaaacacaaaacacaaaaatgacaatattcAAAGTCATAGTGGGACCTATTTTCACGTATGGATGTGAGTGCTGGCAATTAACAGGTagacaatagaaaaatatagagaCGGTGGAAATGGATTAGGGATCGTCCAGGATATATCCAGAGGAAAACATATACGGAATGAAGATATACGACGAAGAACAGGTCGAGTATACACGACTTCAGAGAAAATACAGATTAAGCAGACACTCTGGTACGGACATATGATGAGGATGGAGCTGAACAGGTGGCCCAAGAAAGCATTGATGAATCAACCGCAGAATAGAAGGAAATGAGGAAGATCCTTAAGGACCTAgaaggaaggaattgaacaaaatatgaaagacaGAGCTATCCAGGAAAACGAGTGAATAGATAGAAAAGTGTGGCATACGAAACGCGGGATGCGGCAAAGAAAGCTGTAAGATCTCCGctgtatatatataagaaaatcataatttttgtttctatattgGACCAGTCACTCTCTTCCACGCCGAATAAATACTCTATTTCCATCCTAAAAATACTTTACAACCTGATAAAGCAAGATACACGATCTAAATCTTGTATTCAATTAGGGTGAttcattttcgaattttttttatttcggtgctcaagcaaaatattaatctacGTACAGATGTAAAACCaccatgtaaaaaattttttttcaaatttctactcCTCATTTTTTACATATCAGTTTGATGGACCTTGCAAGGAATTTTATgcttttcaaaaatagaaattttagtTTACGTTCTGAAGCTATCATAGTAGGTATGTTCCAGCAAATTGTTTGTAACTACTTGATCATTCGTGATATGAAAATTGCGTTCCAAAAGTATAAATTTCAACTAATGAACAAATAGTTTAACGTTCCAGTAACAAATTGAACTTATTCAATTccaaaaccaatttttttcgGTGCTTAAGCAAAACATTAAGCTAGGTACATTTTAAGTACttaacaatttaaatatatttttactatttaaaatgcaggtaaaaaaatttctaatactcACTCTTTACAATTCTGAATACTCTgtttacaccacaactacaccaacactcacaattacactgtctgacgcgcgtttcgttaaccaagttatcgtcttcagagactgaaggcgCGTcggacagtataattgtgagtgttggtgtagtggtggtgtaaacagtgtattcagtatgaatatcgcttgcggttccagaaattccagctcaGTGGTTACTCTTTACAATAATACAAATAACCTTTTGGGGAATTTTATGCTCTTCGAAATCGCTTTAAAGTTTTTTGTTAACTCACACTGGTTCACAAATAggggaaaaattgtttttcaaaaactgtgcTTCAACGACTCCTATTGGTAAGCCAGTGCGAGTTAGACAAAAAAACTCTAAAGCGGTTTCGAAGAGcataaattataaatcaaagCGAAAACCAGCTCTGGCCAAATACTGTTTAGGTCGAGGCCAaaatagagaagaagaagaagaagaagagcaTAAAATTCCCCACAAGGTCAATTAAACTTATTTGCATAATGGTAAAAAGTaagtattagaaatttgaaaaaaaaaattttacaccaattttaaatggtaaaactttatatttaaattgtaagtacttaaaattgatattaagagatcaaacttggtgagaatttttttttagattaataTTGTGTAAgcacagaaaaaataaatttttcggaAATGAATCACCCTAAATTCCATATGttccaatatttattaaatacatttttggtACTACTACTAAATAAGTTCAATTTGTTTCTGGCACgttaaactttttgtttattagttgaaatttataCTGTTGGAACGCAATTTTCATATCATGCATGATTAAGTAGTTACAGATAATAATCTGATGGAACAAACCTACTGAGATTGCTTCAGAACGTAACTACTAAAATTCCTATTTTTGTTCAGTTTTatcattagtttttgaaaaatagcaattatatttgttttaatatttaaacttttCAACTTTGTTTCAGATTGTTCAATCATCGTTCTCGTATTACACAATGTTGAAAAAGATTTCGACGTAAAAAAGATTCATTCATATAAGAAAAGAATTACTGTTTAGCTGATGATGTAATCATTACTAGTTATTTCTCATgtagaataaaatgttttaaaaatatttccttgTTCAAATATTCcggaaataaacaaaatatgctCCCTTTGGAAAtgttatgtaaaaaattcgCAACCGAGAAATAATTTACGGAGATTAATTCAAACTCGTGGAAATTTTATGCTAAgcatatcaaatgaaaatagaatttctGACATATAAATAAGCGTTCACTTTGGTTGAATGTTGGATGTTTGGTGACTTAATAAATTAAGGTGGCTATGAGATGACCTTTGTTTTTGACGCTTTCTTGACAAAAGCTTTATTTGTTAGGCCTCGGTCTTCTATTAAATGCTGTATGCCGCTTCCGACATAAGCGTAATAGTCCGGGAGCCGGCAACACAAATACACGACCAAGTTCCTCTAAGAGATAATTAGTAGAATCTATTAGAAAGCACAGTGAACGTCAGCTGCGCCTCGGTGGGTGGGatgagaatagaaaaaaattcctcCCAACcgaaaatttatgaaactgtaTCTATCCAAATAtctcaagaaaacaaaataatcagcTGACTATACTATAGTGTATTATACATCAGTTGACACCtcgaacatgaaaaaaaaatttatattctcaGTGATTTcccttcaaataaaaatttgttgatgATAGCTGATATGTAGATGTGAATAAATATATGTCAGTATATATCTCGGTGGAAAAACCGTCAGCTGATACTTTGGAAGTTGTTATGAAGGAGTTAAGCTGACCAGGTTTTCCTCGACTCactgaatttcttttttttgtcgAGCGTGGGAGGCTATCCCACCCACCGAGCCGCAGCTGACGTTCACTAGACTTTATTACATAACTCTCTGATGCATATCACCAATTATCTTTCGAAAGGAaataattaactaaattttcaCCTGGCTCCCGGACTATAAACGTTCCGATCGACGTCTGAACTCCAGGCACAACGTCAACGTTTAATACGTCTCATACGCGAACGATGACGTCTCGTAGTCGACAAATAGTAGTAGCGTGTGATATAAAATGGATATAAATTCTATACTTTTGGCGGCGCTTGTCATACTTCAAGAGGGGGCACAAAACGACAACATACGAAGAATCAAAGCAACGAGGCACCGATCATTTTAGGCCAGGAACCAGCGGTAAAAAAACTGTGGAATTTTGTTtatcaacgtcaatttttatggaaatttgaaTGTTAGCTCTACTTACCCTCTTAATCAAAATCTATCCTTTGCCGAAGGGcgcttttcattttttatgggtgaaaactaccccttatcgtaaaaaattaaaaaatcttcgaTTTTAGCATGTATTTGAGTAAAATACAGTGTAAATGAATTATGTTGATATTCTCAAAAAAGTTTATAGTTAATCGTACTCATACAACTGCTCCAAAGCTCTGagggtagtaatattgaaagctttttttaaaaacacttattaaaatcacaattttcatgaaaatttgaatttaagcctcccaaaatataaaaagacaGGTTCGGCACTGGATTCCAAGATTTTGGAGTGAGTTGAATTTGTAGTCTGGTGGTTGGAACGTTAAAACTTCCAAACTGTATCTCAGcgaatataaaaagtaaaatcaccacatatttactaaaatttactttgattctAAGTGTATATAGGTAGAGGaagaatttgattcaattttaagattttattgaatttctcgaatgaagcgggaggtcgataacaaattaatttcttcaaaaactcgtgaacaaaggaatattcaaaatgtttgaagaaaaagccgaatggcatgttacatcCCCTCTCCTcggagaaaaaaaattcaaggaaACCAAAATCGTGCTTCAaccatttccattttttgagtCTTAAAGTCACGCCTGtcttttgtaatgtttttaaaactaaCTGAAATCTTGTTCAACGATTTCTTATGGTATAATCACGTTATGGAGATATGCTATtgcatatttaatattattcataacTTCTCTATTCTTCTTCTCAATCCATAGAACAGGGCTAACATATTGAGAATTGGATTCTTCTATAACCCTATTATCGAAAATACTTCGGATTATGGTGATAAAATGTGACGTACATCATTTCTGGACAATATTGTGTGAAAAGTTCgattttgatttcttttcatAAGCTCTTGTTTCCCGCGGTCATCATTCACCAGCTTCTGTAGGACTCCGACCAAGCCATTCATCCTGAAGCTATTTGTGTACCAGGTGGCTCCATGATTTAGTTTTTCGAGCTTCGAGTTAACCGTCCACCGTTCTCAATTGATGAATAGTCACTA includes:
- the LOC130892722 gene encoding odorant receptor Or2-like is translated as MDDKYKHNQYFLLPILIAKRCENIFSTIYFFQFFATTSGLCMTLFLLTLVQPYTFEFFFLVVYQAAVFNLLLVPSWFSSEIRRKSENIPVAAYCYPWVDATKNMKRDLAFFIQNTQKPIQMKALSFFNLSLEIFLKIVQSSFSYYTMLKKIST